In Leptospira koniambonensis, the following proteins share a genomic window:
- a CDS encoding MFS transporter: MSETKTENTPKATKKEWIGLAVIALPCLLYAMDLTVLYLAAPQLTADLNPSPSQQLWIMDIYGFLVAGFLVIMGNLGDRIGRRKLLLYGAAAFGVASVLAAFSPSSEILILTRAILGITAATLAPSTLSLIRNMFLDPEERTFAIGIWGMSFSLGGAIGPLVGGVLLEYFWWGSVFLMSVPVMILLLIVGPRLLPEFKDPNAGKMDLPSAVLSLVSVLSIIYGLKQIAENGFGIIPILTILTGILIGVVFIKRQTTLTDPMIDLQLFKLPTFSAAVIGNTMTIFVGLGGFLFISQYLQLVLGLSPLEAGLWTLPGAAGNIIGSLTIPIIARNMRPLYVMLGGLVLLAIGMLLYALINTENGIWMIITGSIIMSFGICTVVILGTDIIVSSAPPERAGAAASISETAAEFGGVLGIAVLGSIGVAIFKSRINSIDLPGLTPEQWESSHNTLASAVAVAKELPEPSRQILLSTAQGAFTDSLHFVSYLSVGISIALAFAIFFILKDKKEPQAAAELEKAAR, from the coding sequence ATGTCTGAAACTAAAACTGAAAACACACCAAAGGCCACCAAAAAAGAGTGGATCGGCCTGGCAGTAATTGCGCTGCCTTGCCTGCTATACGCAATGGATTTAACGGTTCTTTATCTTGCGGCCCCTCAACTGACTGCAGATCTGAATCCTAGTCCTTCGCAACAATTATGGATCATGGATATCTATGGTTTCTTAGTTGCAGGTTTTCTTGTAATCATGGGAAATTTGGGAGATAGAATTGGTCGTCGTAAACTTCTTCTTTATGGAGCAGCCGCATTCGGAGTGGCATCTGTTCTTGCAGCATTCTCTCCTAGTTCCGAAATTTTGATCCTGACCCGTGCGATCCTAGGGATCACAGCGGCAACTTTAGCTCCTTCTACCCTATCATTAATTCGTAATATGTTTTTGGATCCGGAAGAAAGGACTTTTGCGATCGGTATTTGGGGAATGAGTTTTTCACTTGGTGGAGCAATCGGTCCTCTTGTGGGCGGAGTCTTACTGGAATATTTCTGGTGGGGTTCAGTTTTCTTAATGAGTGTTCCGGTTATGATCCTTCTTCTTATCGTTGGACCTAGACTTCTTCCTGAATTCAAAGATCCTAATGCAGGGAAGATGGATCTGCCTAGTGCTGTATTATCCCTTGTATCAGTTCTTTCTATCATCTACGGATTAAAACAAATCGCAGAGAATGGCTTCGGGATTATTCCTATTCTTACCATACTTACCGGTATTTTGATCGGAGTAGTTTTTATCAAAAGACAGACTACTCTTACAGATCCAATGATTGATCTGCAGTTGTTCAAACTTCCTACATTCAGCGCTGCCGTTATTGGAAATACGATGACCATCTTTGTAGGACTAGGAGGTTTTTTATTCATCTCTCAATATTTACAATTGGTTTTGGGACTTTCTCCTTTAGAAGCAGGACTTTGGACTCTTCCTGGAGCGGCCGGTAATATCATCGGTTCTCTTACAATACCTATCATCGCTCGCAATATGCGTCCTTTATATGTAATGTTAGGTGGTCTGGTTTTACTTGCGATCGGTATGCTCCTTTATGCTCTGATCAATACTGAGAACGGAATTTGGATGATAATAACCGGATCTATAATCATGTCCTTCGGGATCTGTACTGTTGTGATACTTGGAACAGATATCATCGTTAGTTCTGCGCCTCCAGAAAGAGCGGGAGCTGCAGCTTCTATTTCGGAAACAGCTGCTGAGTTTGGTGGAGTTTTAGGAATTGCAGTGCTTGGAAGTATAGGCGTTGCGATCTTCAAATCCAGGATCAATTCAATCGATCTTCCAGGACTTACTCCTGAACAATGGGAAAGTTCTCATAATACTTTAGCTTCTGCGGTAGCTGTTGCAAAAGAACTTCCGGAGCCAAGCAGACAGATCCTGCTTAGCACTGCCCAAGGTGCATTCACTGATTCATTACATTTTGTTTCTTACTTGAGTGTTGGGATCTCTATCGCTTTGGCATTTGCGATCTTCTTCATTTTGAAAGATAAAAAAGAACCGCAAGCAGCTGCAGAATTAGAAAAAGCAGCCAGATAA
- the fliP gene encoding flagellar type III secretion system pore protein FliP (The bacterial flagellar biogenesis protein FliP forms a type III secretion system (T3SS)-type pore required for flagellar assembly.) gives MRKILSGVLLFAVLIIAIPEDTFAQANTPRIPIPNLNINVNEAKGPRETSLSLMILFLVTILSLAPAIVMSLTSFTKIVIVLDFVRRALSIQNLPPNQVMVGLALFMTFFIMAPTLNIVYEKGLNPYMEGKIDTNEFFDKSMIPLREFMMRQIGTSGAKDVALFLKIGKVENVESFDDVPNYVLIPAFMLSEIKKAFWIGIIIFIPFIVVDLVVASALLSMGLNMLPPVMVSLPFKLILFVLVDGWNLIVYELVRSYK, from the coding sequence ATGCGGAAGATACTTTCGGGAGTCCTTCTTTTTGCCGTTTTGATCATTGCGATCCCTGAGGATACATTCGCTCAAGCAAACACGCCTAGAATTCCTATCCCAAATTTGAATATCAATGTGAACGAGGCAAAAGGTCCTAGAGAGACAAGTCTTTCTTTGATGATCCTTTTTCTGGTCACAATTCTTTCTTTGGCTCCTGCCATTGTGATGTCCCTGACTTCTTTTACTAAGATAGTAATTGTTTTAGATTTTGTGAGAAGGGCACTTTCTATTCAGAACCTTCCGCCTAACCAGGTTATGGTGGGCCTCGCGCTATTTATGACATTCTTCATCATGGCGCCTACATTGAATATTGTGTACGAGAAAGGTTTGAATCCGTACATGGAAGGTAAGATAGACACCAACGAATTTTTTGATAAGTCTATGATCCCTCTCAGAGAATTTATGATGAGGCAGATCGGTACAAGTGGCGCCAAGGATGTGGCTCTATTTTTAAAGATCGGAAAAGTGGAGAATGTAGAATCATTCGACGATGTTCCGAATTACGTTCTTATTCCCGCGTTCATGCTTTCTGAGATCAAGAAGGCTTTTTGGATTGGGATCATCATATTTATTCCTTTTATCGTAGTGGATCTTGTGGTGGCTTCTGCACTTCTCTCCATGGGTTTGAATATGCTTCCTCCTGTGATGGTGAGTTTGCCGTTTAAATTGATCTTATTCGTTCTTGTGGATGGTTGGAACTTGATCGTCTACGAGCTCGTAAGGAGTTATAAATGA
- the fliQ gene encoding flagellar biosynthesis protein FliQ — protein MTEVDAITLIRDALFVTLKLSAPILLTAMVVGLIIGILQTTTSIQEPTIAFVPKLLSIFAVIVIFAGWMLQTMTDYTRDLFLMIEKF, from the coding sequence ATGACGGAAGTAGATGCAATTACTCTGATCAGAGATGCACTGTTTGTGACTCTTAAACTTTCTGCTCCCATTTTGCTTACTGCAATGGTGGTAGGATTGATCATCGGTATTTTACAAACCACAACTTCAATACAGGAACCTACGATAGCTTTTGTTCCTAAGTTATTATCCATTTTTGCAGTGATCGTGATCTTTGCAGGCTGGATGCTCCAAACTATGACAGATTATACCAGGGACCTTTTCCTGATGATAGAGAAGTTTTAG
- the fliN gene encoding flagellar motor switch protein FliN: MGEGSLSQEEIDALLAGANDSFDPGGSMAAGGGSKEAAGLSPVDRDLLSDFLSHCFMTAGNTLAAILSKTSNFMNPTSEAKSRKDVEAELKSNTFLLYSTYSGNLNGRVVLAMGADNAARIANMMMGGFDSGGLDEGQLQTLRDSLTPIMGALQSQIAAKTGGGVNGSPAETRHVTSPAALVLPEGDPLVRTFFNLAIEGLPSFRVQFLLSLSMANDILSLSKRSGGGGGGGDYGGGGYQGGMGGGGISQVGMKGVSFPNLATASGAQGTPNLNLLMDVQMSVTVELGRTKMYIKDILGLGEGSIIELDKLAGEPVDLLVNGKLIAKGEVVVIDENFGVRVTDIVSPADRIKPESGGG, from the coding sequence ATGGGTGAAGGATCCCTTTCCCAGGAAGAAATAGACGCCCTTTTAGCGGGTGCAAACGATTCATTTGATCCAGGCGGTAGCATGGCTGCCGGAGGCGGGTCCAAGGAAGCTGCCGGTCTTTCTCCGGTAGATAGGGACCTTCTGTCCGATTTTCTCTCCCATTGTTTTATGACTGCGGGAAATACCTTAGCGGCCATTCTTTCCAAAACTTCTAACTTTATGAATCCAACTTCTGAGGCAAAATCTCGGAAGGATGTAGAAGCGGAACTTAAGTCCAACACGTTTTTATTATATTCTACCTATTCAGGAAATCTGAATGGAAGAGTGGTTCTTGCAATGGGCGCGGATAATGCGGCTCGTATTGCAAACATGATGATGGGTGGCTTCGATTCAGGTGGTCTGGACGAGGGCCAACTTCAAACTCTAAGAGATAGTTTGACTCCAATTATGGGAGCACTTCAATCTCAGATCGCAGCTAAGACTGGCGGTGGAGTGAATGGTTCACCTGCAGAAACGAGGCATGTAACTTCTCCAGCTGCACTAGTGCTTCCGGAAGGTGATCCTCTTGTTCGCACCTTCTTTAACTTAGCGATAGAAGGACTTCCTTCTTTTAGAGTTCAGTTCCTTCTTTCTTTATCTATGGCGAATGATATTCTCTCTCTTTCTAAAAGGTCCGGAGGAGGAGGAGGGGGAGGCGATTATGGTGGCGGTGGCTACCAAGGCGGAATGGGCGGCGGCGGAATTTCCCAAGTGGGAATGAAAGGAGTTTCTTTCCCGAACCTTGCTACTGCGAGCGGCGCCCAAGGCACTCCGAACCTAAACCTTCTCATGGACGTTCAAATGTCTGTGACAGTTGAGCTTGGAAGAACCAAGATGTATATCAAAGATATCTTAGGTTTGGGAGAAGGTTCCATTATCGAGCTAGACAAACTTGCGGGTGAACCAGTGGACCTTTTGGTAAACGGCAAGTTGATTGCGAAGGGAGAGGTTGTGGTCATCGACGAAAACTTCGGTGTGCGTGTAACGGATATCGTAAGTCCGGCCGATAGGATCAAGCCGGAGTCGGGAGGCGGATGA
- the fliO gene encoding flagellar biosynthetic protein FliO translates to MSRIFQTIHSFFSGFGSLALAFGVFCILSGIGGSLYSQGSEREQMDEVLKRELGTADKKTPESSAPSTPKQEEKKEAATESAPNPVEERYKPVSDGPSLAGILFRIVLVLGILCGAAYWVLRTLAKSREGSLPVRGEMNLLGSLNLGTNKQLQIVEVTGQIFVLGVADNGINLISEITDTETKARLQRMRDEFKPPEGGFLVTALEQLKDLNIRLSGKSEDEEQTLRQTPGERKEKQRKLKEKLDEIKKERNNLENGLFDLN, encoded by the coding sequence ATGAGCCGAATTTTTCAAACGATCCATTCGTTTTTTTCAGGATTCGGCTCCCTCGCTTTGGCGTTCGGAGTCTTTTGTATTTTATCGGGTATTGGCGGGAGTTTGTATTCCCAAGGTTCCGAAAGAGAACAAATGGACGAAGTTCTTAAAAGAGAACTGGGCACGGCTGATAAAAAAACGCCTGAATCATCGGCTCCTTCTACTCCTAAACAAGAAGAGAAGAAGGAAGCAGCCACTGAATCAGCGCCAAATCCTGTGGAAGAAAGATATAAGCCTGTTTCCGATGGGCCGAGTCTTGCGGGGATCTTATTTAGGATCGTTCTTGTATTAGGAATTCTTTGTGGAGCTGCGTATTGGGTTTTAAGAACTCTCGCAAAATCCAGAGAAGGTTCTCTTCCCGTTAGAGGAGAAATGAATCTTCTGGGAAGTTTGAATCTTGGCACAAACAAACAGCTTCAGATTGTAGAAGTAACTGGGCAAATTTTCGTATTGGGTGTGGCAGATAACGGTATTAATTTAATCTCCGAGATTACTGATACGGAGACTAAGGCGAGACTCCAGAGAATGAGAGACGAATTTAAACCTCCTGAAGGTGGTTTTTTGGTCACTGCTTTGGAACAATTAAAGGATTTGAATATTCGTCTCTCCGGAAAATCGGAAGATGAAGAACAAACTCTTCGCCAAACTCCTGGTGAAAGAAAAGAGAAACAGAGAAAACTCAAAGAGAAGTTAGACGAAATCAAAAAGGAAAGGAATAATCTGGAGAACGGATTATTCGATTTGAACTAG
- the flhF gene encoding flagellar biosynthesis protein FlhF produces MDFAKIRGKDLQDCLMQMKMKYGPEAHVIEHRILTEGGMFGTGLMARKVVEIQVGIPEKASSREKVEKKLQDLKELLKQKSTLGSEKRRSLEELPSWEERTSRPSRSSSLPKELIDITSEAIESEENLGLSFSKEFEPKFARPVRKEQDSNILKMRDKLVKDGMSEAYAEEIISQAEQRLSPLDRSRTVSVQEKIVEVLSERVQVEPDIFKGTRRGQRKVVFFVGPTGSGKTTSIAKLAAKYHLHMGKSVSLYTTDNYRIAAIEQLKRYADTMEMPFYAVKDLKRFQETLARDGSELILIDTAGYSHRNVDQLSKMYGYLSAFGERDNVENILVLSATSSYHHTHSVMKAYEPLGFRRILLTKLDEAEFLGGFLELADTLNKGFTHLSVGQEVPFDMIPAEKHQLAECAVNPEKIIEIRGEVFSA; encoded by the coding sequence ATGGATTTCGCAAAGATTAGGGGCAAGGATCTACAGGATTGCCTAATGCAGATGAAGATGAAATACGGCCCAGAAGCCCATGTCATCGAACATAGAATTTTGACCGAGGGTGGGATGTTCGGAACAGGACTAATGGCCCGCAAGGTTGTGGAGATCCAAGTTGGTATCCCTGAAAAGGCAAGTTCCAGAGAGAAGGTGGAGAAAAAACTCCAGGACCTAAAAGAATTACTCAAACAAAAGTCTACTCTTGGTTCTGAGAAAAGAAGAAGTCTGGAAGAATTGCCTAGCTGGGAAGAAAGAACTTCTCGTCCGAGCAGATCTTCTTCTTTGCCAAAGGAACTGATAGATATTACTTCCGAAGCAATAGAGTCAGAAGAAAATCTGGGACTTTCTTTTTCAAAAGAGTTCGAGCCTAAGTTTGCAAGACCTGTTCGTAAGGAGCAGGATTCCAATATCCTTAAAATGAGGGATAAACTTGTCAAAGATGGAATGAGCGAGGCTTACGCGGAAGAAATTATTTCCCAGGCTGAGCAGAGACTTTCTCCTTTGGATCGTTCTCGTACAGTTTCAGTTCAGGAAAAAATTGTAGAAGTTCTTTCTGAAAGAGTGCAGGTGGAGCCGGATATTTTTAAAGGAACTAGAAGAGGACAGAGAAAAGTTGTCTTCTTTGTGGGACCTACAGGCAGCGGAAAGACAACTAGTATTGCGAAACTAGCCGCTAAGTACCATCTTCATATGGGAAAATCAGTGTCTCTCTATACAACTGACAACTATAGGATCGCCGCAATCGAGCAGTTAAAACGCTACGCAGATACCATGGAAATGCCTTTTTATGCGGTAAAAGATCTCAAACGTTTTCAAGAGACCCTGGCGAGAGACGGATCGGAACTAATCCTTATAGATACTGCGGGTTATAGCCATCGCAATGTGGACCAGCTTAGCAAAATGTACGGATACCTTTCTGCTTTCGGAGAAAGGGACAACGTTGAAAATATCCTTGTATTATCCGCCACATCTTCGTATCATCACACCCACTCCGTAATGAAAGCCTACGAGCCTCTTGGTTTCCGTAGAATTTTATTAACTAAACTGGACGAAGCGGAATTTTTGGGTGGATTTCTGGAACTAGCCGATACACTTAATAAGGGTTTTACCCATTTAAGTGTTGGCCAAGAAGTTCCCTTCGATATGATCCCAGCGGAAAAACACCAACTCGCCGAATGCGCAGTAAATCCGGAAAAAATCATCGAGATCCGTGGAGAAGTATTCTCCGCTTAA
- a CDS encoding ArsR/SmtB family transcription factor, with product MVKYDTQSDRLSNTFAALADPTRREILLYLVSGEATVKELAEPFNMSLPGISKHLKVLEKAGLIERGREAQWRPCKIRPDGLKEASGWLDHYRHFWEESLDRLDAYLQQLQAKSKESEK from the coding sequence ATGGTTAAATACGACACACAATCTGATCGACTGAGTAATACTTTTGCGGCTCTGGCAGACCCAACAAGAAGAGAGATCCTTCTCTATTTGGTCTCCGGAGAGGCAACTGTTAAGGAATTGGCGGAACCTTTTAATATGAGTCTGCCCGGGATTTCTAAACACCTAAAGGTTTTGGAAAAAGCAGGGCTGATTGAAAGGGGAAGAGAGGCGCAATGGAGGCCTTGTAAGATCCGACCAGATGGCCTAAAGGAAGCTTCCGGATGGTTAGATCATTACCGTCATTTCTGGGAAGAAAGTTTGGATCGTTTGGATGCATATCTACAACAACTCCAAGCTAAAAGTAAAGAGTCAGAAAAATAG
- a CDS encoding DUF2283 domain-containing protein, with the protein MKIRHFPETDSIYIDFADRPSAETQEINVDVNIDLDESGKLVGIDIHGNASKYVDLSSFLIETIET; encoded by the coding sequence ATGAAGATTAGGCATTTTCCTGAAACTGATTCGATCTATATTGATTTTGCCGATCGCCCTTCTGCAGAGACCCAAGAGATAAATGTGGATGTAAATATTGACTTAGATGAAAGCGGAAAACTCGTAGGCATCGATATCCATGGGAATGCGTCCAAATACGTGGATCTTTCTTCTTTCTTGATTGAGACAATCGAGACCTGA
- a CDS encoding EscU/YscU/HrcU family type III secretion system export apparatus switch protein — protein sequence MLELLHRSWRFFSNAVLEFLQAIPHPQLVPAAVPFRIDLQLFAAEDEGRTQPASERRRREEREKGNVPKSPEVASAIVLLAGIVLMYLMGEYFFMRSYYLLRKYFFGIRSANVISSEAVSELLNNALVDITQLLLPLMGITVVAAIVGNVVQTGFLFAPRALAFNFGRIRPNFKKVLPNRQTLFGLAKSLVKVAAIAWVSYFVIEKDFFKILMLGNMGLEESVALITYTAFKIFIVVGILLLAISVADYFFQRYEYEEALKMTPSESKREMKEQDGDPSLQARRRQMARDQIKKSKMLAEVPKADVVITNPTHFAVALEYKPSKHRAPIVIAKGVDDFALRIIRVAKANDIATVEDRPMARTLYDEVEIGQEVPAKFYTALSVIFTKLESFRKAFRNAS from the coding sequence ATGTTGGAGCTCCTACATCGGAGTTGGAGATTCTTTTCTAATGCCGTGTTGGAGTTCCTACAAGCGATTCCGCATCCACAGCTAGTTCCTGCTGCAGTTCCTTTTCGGATCGACCTGCAATTATTTGCAGCGGAAGACGAGGGACGTACACAACCAGCCAGCGAAAGAAGAAGAAGGGAAGAAAGAGAAAAAGGAAATGTTCCTAAAAGTCCTGAGGTCGCTTCTGCTATCGTTCTATTAGCAGGTATTGTTCTAATGTATCTCATGGGAGAATATTTTTTCATGAGATCTTATTATCTTTTGAGAAAATATTTTTTCGGAATTCGTTCTGCAAATGTGATTAGTTCCGAAGCAGTAAGTGAACTTTTGAATAATGCTCTTGTGGACATTACTCAATTACTCCTTCCTTTGATGGGAATTACAGTGGTTGCTGCGATTGTGGGTAATGTTGTTCAAACAGGATTTTTATTCGCGCCTCGAGCTCTTGCATTCAATTTTGGCCGGATACGTCCTAATTTCAAAAAGGTACTTCCGAATCGTCAGACATTATTTGGTTTAGCAAAATCACTAGTCAAAGTAGCTGCAATCGCTTGGGTTTCTTATTTTGTAATAGAGAAGGACTTCTTCAAGATATTGATGCTCGGAAACATGGGCCTTGAAGAATCAGTAGCATTAATCACTTACACTGCGTTTAAAATTTTTATAGTAGTTGGGATACTTCTACTCGCGATCAGCGTTGCGGATTACTTCTTCCAAAGATATGAATACGAAGAAGCTCTCAAAATGACTCCTTCTGAATCCAAAAGAGAGATGAAGGAACAGGACGGGGACCCTTCTTTACAGGCCAGAAGAAGACAAATGGCCAGAGATCAGATCAAAAAAAGCAAGATGCTGGCAGAAGTTCCGAAAGCGGACGTTGTCATTACAAACCCGACTCACTTTGCGGTGGCATTAGAATACAAACCTAGTAAACACAGAGCACCTATTGTGATCGCAAAGGGTGTGGACGATTTTGCATTACGTATTATCCGGGTGGCAAAGGCGAATGATATCGCAACAGTTGAAGACCGCCCAATGGCAAGGACACTTTATGATGAGGTAGAAATTGGACAGGAAGTTCCTGCTAAATTCTATACCGCACTCAGTGTGATCTTTACGAAACTCGAATCTTTCCGGAAAGCGTTCCGAAACGCTTCTTAA
- a CDS encoding flagellar biosynthesis protein FlhA: MDKKWYTQSDFILGAGAVAVVGMLVVPLPGFILDLLILFSLALSLLIVLTSLSIKEPSEFSIFPSLLLITTIYRLALNVSTTRQILSKGPAVNSAIIDAFGAFIVGSESGLSKYVVGFIIFLILVIVQVLVITKGATRISEVAARFTLDALPGKQMAIDMELSTGNINEAEARKRRKKIEDEVDFYGSMDGASKFVQGDVRAGLIITAINLIGGVVIGASIRGESFISAVETYGKFTIGDGLVSQIPALLTTVATGIIVTRSGSESDLAKQFKTQLFANSKVLYVVAASMGLGAFIPGLPFIPMVLLSGGLAYLAYSLERTVQEQLEVLEKKEKEAVGDRKPRDYYDELRIEPIEIEFGYHLVPLVDASQGGTLMDQISNLRGKFARESGIVIPPIRILDNLEIPPDQFTIKINGVEVGSSTIRPEKLMAMPSAESQDLSSIEGESFMEPAYGRTAKWISADSKGDAESKGFIVVDSSTVIITYLRELLATHASSLLGREEVKKLLDHYRSQYPTLIQELEADKPGNLGMLQQVLQNLLREGLGIRNLVPILETVANKMSKYPNPYVLTEFVRQSISNTIVKDYMVDGKLQVIVVEGRVLDRLNKSLAQDRLEGRDILVLPPDFQRRLLESVADMNRRVQEGRGFPIYVVNREVRMPFAYFLAKEFPPRNFAVLALEEVHSSVPTVIAGELRIAQAQAAEPAEVV, from the coding sequence ATGGATAAGAAATGGTATACACAATCCGACTTCATCCTGGGTGCGGGAGCAGTTGCTGTTGTAGGGATGCTCGTAGTTCCTCTGCCTGGATTTATTTTAGACCTTCTGATCTTATTCAGTTTAGCTTTAAGTTTACTCATTGTTTTGACTTCTTTATCTATCAAGGAGCCGTCTGAGTTTTCTATTTTTCCTAGCTTATTACTTATCACAACGATCTATCGATTGGCTCTGAACGTTTCTACTACTAGACAAATTTTGTCGAAAGGTCCTGCGGTAAACAGCGCGATCATAGACGCATTCGGTGCGTTTATCGTAGGTAGTGAATCCGGTTTAAGTAAATATGTAGTTGGATTTATTATCTTCTTAATCTTAGTGATCGTTCAGGTGCTCGTGATCACTAAAGGTGCGACCCGTATCTCCGAAGTGGCAGCAAGGTTCACGTTGGATGCATTGCCTGGTAAACAAATGGCAATCGATATGGAACTTTCTACAGGAAATATAAACGAGGCGGAAGCTCGAAAGCGTAGAAAGAAGATCGAAGATGAAGTGGACTTTTACGGTTCCATGGATGGAGCGAGTAAGTTCGTGCAAGGAGATGTGCGGGCAGGTTTAATCATTACTGCGATCAACCTCATCGGCGGGGTTGTCATCGGTGCAAGTATCCGAGGTGAATCTTTCATATCTGCGGTAGAAACTTACGGAAAATTCACCATCGGTGATGGACTTGTTTCCCAGATCCCTGCACTTCTTACCACTGTTGCCACAGGTATTATCGTCACTCGTTCTGGATCCGAATCGGATCTTGCAAAACAATTCAAAACTCAACTATTTGCAAACTCCAAAGTGTTGTATGTAGTCGCGGCTTCCATGGGACTAGGTGCATTTATCCCAGGTTTACCTTTTATTCCAATGGTCCTTCTATCCGGTGGACTTGCATATCTTGCTTACTCTCTTGAAAGAACTGTGCAAGAACAGCTCGAGGTTTTGGAGAAGAAAGAAAAAGAAGCAGTTGGAGACCGCAAACCTCGGGATTATTACGACGAACTTAGGATCGAACCTATCGAGATCGAATTCGGATATCATTTGGTGCCACTCGTAGATGCTTCCCAAGGTGGAACATTGATGGATCAAATTTCCAATTTAAGAGGAAAGTTTGCGCGTGAAAGTGGGATCGTTATTCCTCCAATCCGTATATTAGATAATTTGGAAATACCTCCTGATCAATTCACCATTAAGATCAATGGAGTGGAAGTTGGTTCGAGCACGATCCGTCCTGAAAAACTAATGGCAATGCCTTCTGCGGAAAGCCAGGATCTATCTTCTATCGAAGGAGAATCTTTCATGGAACCTGCTTATGGAAGGACCGCAAAATGGATCTCTGCGGATTCGAAAGGAGATGCAGAGTCCAAAGGTTTTATCGTGGTGGACTCTTCTACAGTTATTATAACATATCTAAGAGAATTACTTGCGACTCACGCTTCCAGTTTGCTCGGAAGAGAAGAAGTCAAAAAATTACTGGATCATTACAGATCTCAATATCCAACACTTATCCAAGAATTGGAAGCGGACAAGCCTGGCAATTTGGGAATGCTCCAGCAAGTCCTTCAAAATCTTCTGAGAGAAGGTTTGGGAATCCGCAATCTTGTCCCAATTTTGGAAACAGTTGCAAACAAGATGAGCAAGTATCCGAATCCTTATGTTCTTACAGAATTTGTAAGACAATCCATCTCCAATACGATCGTAAAAGATTATATGGTAGATGGAAAACTACAGGTCATCGTGGTAGAAGGCCGAGTGCTCGACAGATTGAACAAATCTTTGGCACAGGATCGTTTAGAAGGAAGGGATATTTTGGTACTTCCTCCGGATTTCCAAAGAAGACTACTCGAATCTGTGGCGGATATGAATCGCAGGGTCCAAGAAGGAAGAGGATTCCCGATCTATGTGGTAAATAGAGAAGTGAGAATGCCTTTTGCTTATTTCTTAGCGAAAGAATTCCCGCCTAGAAACTTTGCAGTATTGGCATTAGAAGAGGTGCATTCCTCTGTTCCAACAGTGATTGCTGGTGAACTCAGGATTGCACAAGCGCAGGCGGCGGAACCCGCAGAAGTAGTTTAG
- the fliR gene encoding flagellar biosynthetic protein FliR, with the protein MEYFIGNFQVFLLILARIVGLLSVAPVFSFASITFAQRMTLGFLISVILFPVSASFVPPIPGNMTDYGLVVMAETLIGILMGFLVSLVFSSFQMAGEFFNVQLGFGYAEILDPISQTSLPVISTLKNMLGMLLFLSLGAYRFLFESLVYSFEKVQVLKLVPEIQDGLYKAMEEAIGAMFLVAFKISLPILGVLFLVTVSEALMGKAAPQLNILQLSFPIKIAIGLVVMILIVPFLITQMDNAFQLSFEKMNLMLKGWPN; encoded by the coding sequence ATGGAATACTTTATCGGAAATTTCCAAGTGTTTCTTCTGATCCTGGCAAGGATCGTGGGGCTTCTATCTGTGGCTCCTGTGTTCTCCTTTGCCTCTATCACATTTGCTCAAAGGATGACTCTTGGTTTTCTGATCTCTGTAATTTTATTTCCTGTAAGTGCCTCCTTTGTTCCTCCGATCCCGGGGAACATGACCGATTACGGTTTAGTTGTGATGGCGGAGACACTTATCGGTATCCTAATGGGATTTTTGGTAAGTTTGGTATTCTCCTCCTTTCAAATGGCTGGAGAATTTTTTAACGTCCAACTTGGTTTTGGTTATGCTGAGATCTTGGATCCAATCTCCCAAACAAGTCTTCCTGTGATCAGTACTCTTAAGAATATGTTGGGTATGCTTCTGTTTCTTTCCTTAGGAGCTTACCGTTTTCTATTCGAAAGTTTGGTATATTCTTTTGAGAAGGTGCAAGTTTTGAAACTTGTGCCTGAGATCCAGGATGGTCTTTATAAGGCTATGGAAGAGGCAATAGGTGCGATGTTCTTAGTCGCTTTTAAAATTTCTCTTCCTATACTTGGGGTTTTATTCTTAGTTACTGTTTCTGAAGCATTGATGGGGAAAGCCGCTCCTCAGTTAAATATTCTTCAGCTCAGCTTTCCGATCAAGATTGCGATTGGTCTTGTGGTCATGATCTTGATTGTTCCTTTTCTGATCACTCAGATGGACAATGCATTCCAGCTCTCTTTCGAGAAGATGAACTTAATGCTAAAAGGATGGCCAAACTAA